A single window of Syntrophotalea acetylenica DNA harbors:
- a CDS encoding IS3 family transposase (programmed frameshift): MPSKYSPEFKQDAVKLAVDSDQPISQTARALGVNPNTLYTWVAKYHQPQTVDEEGAGDKHPYEELKRLRREIAQLKEERDILKKAAGVLCKEQSVKYAWMRQQTEFGVQAMCRVLQVSRSGYYESLSRAPSNRSLADDALRPQIKGVFEKGRKTYGTRRIKDDLDKQGTVISRRRIARLMQEEGLAVKTKRKFKPTTNSKHDKPIAPNLLEREFNVETPDTAYVGDITYIPTREGWLYLAVVIDLFSRAVVGWAMGSRINAALVNDALRMAIWKRKPARGLIFHSDRGSQYASESHRKIHLTHGILASMSKKGDCWDNAVAESFFHTLKTELVHHCDYESRVEARASIFEYIEVFYNRQRRHSANGNEAPLVFEAMKKAA, from the exons ATGCCATCGAAGTACTCGCCAGAATTTAAGCAAGACGCCGTGAAGTTGGCCGTCGATTCTGATCAGCCGATTTCCCAGACGGCCAGAGCGCTGGGGGTCAATCCGAACACTCTGTATACCTGGGTTGCAAAGTATCATCAGCCCCAAACCGTGGACGAAGAAGGCGCGGGGGACAAGCATCCCTACGAAGAGCTTAAGCGCTTGCGGCGCGAAATTGCCCAACTCAAAGAGGAGCGTGACATCCTAAAAAAAGCGGCGG GCGTACTTTGCAAAGAACAGTCGGTAAAGTACGCCTGGATGAGACAGCAGACTGAATTCGGCGTCCAGGCCATGTGTCGTGTTCTGCAAGTTTCCCGAAGCGGCTACTATGAGAGCTTGAGCCGAGCGCCCAGCAACCGCAGCCTTGCCGATGACGCGCTTCGCCCCCAAATCAAAGGGGTATTCGAAAAAGGCCGAAAAACCTATGGCACCCGGCGAATCAAAGACGATCTGGACAAGCAAGGTACGGTCATCAGCCGCCGGCGCATCGCCCGGCTCATGCAGGAAGAAGGTTTGGCGGTCAAAACCAAGCGCAAATTTAAGCCGACAACCAATTCCAAACATGACAAGCCCATTGCGCCTAATCTGCTTGAGCGCGAATTTAACGTCGAAACGCCCGACACCGCTTATGTCGGCGATATCACCTATATTCCGACGCGTGAAGGCTGGCTGTACCTGGCCGTTGTCATAGATCTCTTCTCTCGGGCCGTGGTCGGCTGGGCCATGGGTTCACGGATCAACGCCGCGCTGGTCAATGATGCCCTGCGAATGGCGATCTGGAAGCGCAAGCCAGCCCGGGGCCTGATTTTTCACAGTGATCGCGGCAGTCAATATGCTTCTGAGAGCCATCGGAAAATTCACCTCACCCACGGCATTTTGGCCAGCATGAGCAAAAAGGGTGATTGCTGGGACAATGCTGTCGCTGAGAGTTTTTTCCATACTCTGAAAACTGAACTGGTCCATCATTGCGACTACGAAAGCCGCGTCGAAGCCAGAGCGTCGATCTTCGAGTACATCGAAGTGTTTTACAATCGCCAGCGGCGTCACTCCGCCAACGGAAACGAAGCTCCGCTGGTCTTTGAGGCCATGAAAAAAGCTGCGTAA